A stretch of DNA from Salvelinus sp. IW2-2015 linkage group LG20, ASM291031v2, whole genome shotgun sequence:
catgagggcccgacgtccacaggtgggggttgtgcttacagcccaacaccgtgcaggacgtttggcatttgccagagaacaccaagattggcaaattcgccactgccgccctgtgctcttcacagatgaaagcaggttcacactgagcacatgagcacatgtgacagagtctggagacgccgtggagaacgttctgctgcctgcaacatcctccagcatgaccggtttggcggtgggtcagtcatggtgtggggtggcattttctttgtggggccgcacagccctccatgtgctcgccagaggtagcctgactgccattaggtaccgagatgagatcctcagaccccttgtgagaccatatgctgacacatgcacatttgtggcctgctggaggtcattttgcagggctctggcagtgctcctccttgcacaaaggcggaggtagcggtcctgctgctgggttgttgccctcctacggccatacttatgtcatgcaataaaatgcaaattaattacttaaaaatcatacaatgtgaatttctggatttttgttttagattccatctctcacagttgaagtgtacctatgataaaaatgacagacctctacatgctttgtaagtagaaagacctgcaaaatcggcagtgtatcaaatacttgttctcgccactgtatatatattattattcatttctgtcaagttggttgttgatcattgctagacagcaagtcttgccatagattttcaagcagatttaagtcaaaactaggcaactctggaacattcaatgtcatcttggtcaGCAACTGAAGTGTATTTTtggccattgtcctgctgaaaggtgaatttgtcttccagtgtctgttggaaagcagactgaacaatgTTTTCCTTTAGGACTTTGCCAGTGTTCAGCTCTATTCTGTTctttcataaaaaaaaatgtaaaactccctagtccttgctgacaacaagcatacccataacatgatgcagccaccaccatgtttgaataTATTTAGAGTGGTTCTCAGTGATAcactggatttgccccaaacatcaggcggtgtattcaggacaaagttactTTCTTTGCCAcgttttttttcagtattactttacatttacattttacatttaagtcatttagcagacgctcttatccagagcgacttacaaattggtgcattcaccttatgatatccagtggaacaaccactttacaatagtgcatctaactcttttaagggggaggggggattagaaggattactttatcctatcctaggtattccttaaagaggtggggtttcaggtgtggtgattgactccgctgacctttagtgccttattgcaaacggGATGCtttttttggaatatttttattctgtacaggtttccttcttttcactcggtcatttaggttagtattgtggagtaactttcTCCCATCATAGCCATAATattctttaactgttttaaagttaccattggcctcatggtgaaatccctgagcggtttccttcatctccggcaactgagttaggaaggatgcctttatctttgtagtgactgggtgtattgatacaccatccaaagtgtaattaaccgctctggtctttgtggttgaatcggtttgaaattcactgctcaactggatgaccttacagataattgtatgtgtggggtaaagagataaggtagtaattaaaaaatcatgttaaacactattattgtacaccgagtgagtccatgcaacttattatgtgactggttaagcacattttaactcctgaacttatttaggcttttcaTAAAAAAGGTGTTGAATCCTTATTGgcacaagacatttcagatgataatgtttaattcatttgtaaaaatttctaaaaacataatttcacattatgggatactgtgtgtagaccagtgacaacatatcaattttaaattccggctgaaaaagtcaaggggtgtgaatactttctgaaggctgtaTCTATGACTCGTAATATAACACTGTAGATGGCTGATGGTGTGTAGGAACTTACTGCGAGAGGATTTTGGCCTGCTCCAGAGTGGTGACCTCCTGGCTGGTACAGAACAGGATCATCTCGGCCACTTTGTGGAACTGCTCTATGGATCTGGCTGTGAGCTCAGCCAGGTTTCTGATGGCCAACGAGTGGACATCCTGAGAGGAATCAACAACTCTCACATCAGTAGTTACAACAGAAAGGAGTAAAGCTCCATTCCAATAGTCACAGTCAGATAATGACCttcatacacatttttttttctccatacctCAACAGTATAGGTTTTTGCCACTTCCTCTTCATTCCCTTCTTCCTTTATGAGTTTGGTCATTTGGGCAATCTGGTCACATGCATTCTTACTCACCTGATAAGGGGTATGCAGAGAGAAAATAGGTTAGAGATTAGTGATCTATCAACTGGAGAAGAGGTGTTGCCTGAATTGCAATGAATGCAGAAACATATAGAATCAAAAAATTGCTGCAAATACGCAGAAAACGCAAAGACGAGTAGTGAACTCAGTCCATTTAAAACTCAGTTCTACCAAAACTCTTCAGAAGATAGCAACAAACACTGCTATAATATTGGACCACTAGCATGAGACAGAAAGATCTCTGGCTTTAAATGAAATCAAGAGAAATGTATTGTGCCAACCTTGCCAAGTTTGTCAGCTTTTGTGGATATGTGTAGTCCATCCAGGGCCCCTGTTAATTCCCTCAGAAACTCAGATCCATCTTCATctgaaaataaatatgaataaacaAAATGTATTGATTTTGTTCATTGTATTATCAAAGAAACAAGATAACACATTGGATGTTTTTCAGTTGGCTTATCACCCACAGAAGAAAAGCACACACCAAAAGTATTTTGTTTCTGTTGTGAGTACTAAaagaatgtaaatgtaacattgtGATAGTAGACTTTGTGTGGCAGTTCTGTGACGATAGGCTACCTTTCTTTTCGTTCACCTCCTCCTCATCAAACTCCACCAGAGAGAAGGGTTCCTTTATGAGCTCCAGGTCCTCTTTAAGTTGGTCCAGCTCTTCTCCAGACAGAGTGGTCAGAACAGACTTTACCTACACCACACAACAGACAACTGATTCAGTCATAGATAGGATCTACTAAAAGGAGCCAGGAGGATTTTAAAGTGGCATGGATCCATTTTTATATCTCAAGAGGTTGCAATGGTTGTAGGTGCTCTCTTTACAAGTGTGCAAAGTATAGCGAGCAAAAAGTTGTACTGATTTCAATGGTAGGCTGTGCAGGGTGTACAATCAATCATGTTTTGAGAGGCTGTTTACTTGTTTCTTTGTACAAAGTAAAATGTGGAACTTGCTCATTATTACCTTTGACTCACTCTCCCTGGAGAGAATTTCCAGAGCTTCCAGGTGGGATAGGCCCTGGAATTCATCGAACAGCATTCCGTAATGGGCCTTATTTTCTGTGTCGGAGGACATCTCCTTGGCTgtttcctgctcctctctctccttggccTCCCGTAAGACCTTTAGCCAAAACAAAAACCTTGAATACAATCTTTCCAACACCAATAAGGTGTAAGCCCAACACTGGGGGTGGCTTCTGACATCCATTCAACAATATTCACCTGAGAAAGAGTGTTAGTCCTGTTCATCAGACCCTTTGTTTTCTTGTACCCTGGATCTCCCTCTGCTATGACATCCATGGTCTTCTTGCCTATGAACTCCAAGGCATCTAAACCCCCTGTTAGGACCGTTTTCCCCTGAAATATAGATATACATTTAGTCAGTAACCAAGTCACTTTTGCCCACAAACAACATATGATGGTAATCGCCAAAAAAAAGCAAAGAAGCATTGTTTCTTACGGTGCTTTGAACAACACTGCTGAGGGATGAGAACATTCCAATGGCGCTTCCCATAGCCAATGCCCCATCTCCTTCCCCTTTATCAGTCTCATTACTGGGTTCACCTAGAAGTAAAATACAGTAGGTCCAAAATAATTGACACCCTTAataaaaatgaggaaaaagtatgtaaaaagtaaataattcaaatactcaGCTATACTCtttgcattttttgttgttgctgaaattatattatttgatactaatacaattgctcagaggaaCAGATTATGTTTAagaagtaatactttttttcttctcaaaaggTTATGGGTCAAAATTATCGACactcctgttttcaatacctcatcTTTCGAGggtaacggcactgagccttttttttttttaaacgtttcataagttggagaacacattgggagggatcttaaacCATTTCTACATACAGAATCCTTACAGATCCTTGATATCTTtcgtctgtgcttatggactacATTCTTcagttcaaaccacaggttttcaatgggtttcaagtccagagactgagatggacaGTCAAATGTTGATTTTCTGGCCAAATAACAATTTCTttttggattttgatgtgtgcttggggttattgtcttggaTAAAATGTCCTGGTTGCCTCTGCAATGAGGCTGAAACTTGgtcgcaagtggatcttccagcaagacaataaccctaagcacaccaaaatccacaaagaaattgttaattggccacaaaaatctacgttttgcaatggccatctcagtttccagacttgaaacccattgaaaacctgtggattgaattgaagagggcagagCATAAGCGCAgtcaaaggatatcaaggatctaaAAGGATTCTATATGGAGGGATGGtcaaagatccctcccaatgCGTTCTCCAACTCATGAAACATTTAAGAAAAAGGCTCAGgctatcctcgcaaggtgagctATTGAagggtattgaaaacagggatgTCAATTTTGACCTCTAACTTTGTTAGAGGTCAAAATCTCTTTCTgagaaattgtattagtatacagttatatatttacaaaaaaatttcAGCATACATTATAACTATataatatttttgtcatttttgcacatcttaatcaagggtgtcaataatttcagaccacACTGTAGATCTCAGACATCAACCTAACGTGCATAGCTACAACAGTGAAGCACTTTACATCTCCACAACAAACGCATCCTAAATATACTAAGGCTTATCACAGCTGATGCTAAATCTAGAGTGATGACTCATGTGTTGATCATGTTGATGACCAGTGTATGCCATCATTACCCTCTTGTTTGTCCTCCTCTCCAATCTGTGCAGACAGCTCTGTGGGGCTGGGGATTCCCAGAGAAGTCTCTGCCTTCTCAATAGCCTGGGTGATCCCTTGACCttagaatgaaacaaacataataaaatgtatttttagatgTTTTAAAGTTTACATATGCTCACTGAAAGGGCACACATATTGTTTAACATAACACCATAATGAGAACACAAAATGGCCACAAACAGAAAACACCATTTTTGGTTCTCCTCACCTACAGTGGCCACAGTGGCCGAGGCCGTTGACATGATGGACTTTCCCCAGCTCCCCCAGTAGCCCCATCCTCCCTGGACTACTGTTGACTCAATggatgtctggaggagagagagatagagggacatAGAAAACATTTGTACCTGACTATCGTTTGTACCCTAtacagctataaaaaaaaaactaaaccatATCCAGGCCCCAAGGTTAGAAGCTAAGCTTGTTGAATCTTTCACTCTGCTGTATGCATGCATGTCTTACCTTGGCTGGCTCTCCATCTACTTTAGGTTTCTCCTCCTGAGTCTTGTGGACTTCAACTGGAGGTTTTGGATCTGGTCTCTTCCTGGTTTTCCTTGCGTTCCTGGTTGGGGGGACATCTGTGGAGTTATGTGTGGTGCTCTCTCCAGGTAGTGTCTGTGGAGCACTGTCTGGTGGCGTCACAGTGGAGGTCTGCAGTGGTGGGGCCTCTGTCTCTGCGACCTCTGAACTCCCAGCAGGGTCACCAGGGGCTTTGCTGTCTGACATCTTAACTTAACACATACCTGTTGTTATTGGATGAAAAGACAATACGAATTTATTGTGTAATGTTTAATTGAAACCATAAAcagtttttaaaataatttatatcCAATCAATAAGTCAAAACAAGTGGGATGTACAGTAGAAGTTCACATTGCCCCAGGCGTTACTTAAATTGAGTCCGGTCGCAACCTGGGGCAAGAGAAGTCCAGTGACAGGCTATTCTTGCAGATTAAATCTAGCTACCTAGATAAACTAAATTACAGAGAATAGAGACTGATACTCAGACTTTCAGTTATTGTTTAGCTAAGATAACAGTTGTCTGAGCCAAACGTAACTGTGTCCAAAAAACATCAGTGACAGCACATCAATGGCTAGACATTGTTGCACTTTCCCTTAACTTAGCTGTTAGCTTCCTATGCTAAATTCATTGCTCACCAGTCTTCTAGGTGATAGACAAATGTCTAAGAAAGAAGCCACATGGTTTTGATAAAGAATGCCATCTATTTACGTTACTAACCCATTTTATGCCAGACTTCGTGTAATAGTCTTGCAAGGTCTAGCTACAAAACCCCCCGACTAGCCACGTCACACGATAATTTGTTATGATGGGGGGTCTCTTCTTCTACTGCATAAACATGTACTTATAGTGGTCAAAACAGTACACAACGCCACCTGCTGACCTGGAGTGAACATTACACTAGCATTAGCTCCCAGTTGCTTTTAGGTCCAAAACCATTGTTGGGGAGTAGTTCTATtactcacacatactgtacatctcgCCGACGTCGGCCTGACAGCGGTATGTCGTGAGTAGATCGTGTTCCATATAGAACGTAGGCGGGAAGGCGCAATTTTGCCAACAAATTTTCAGGggaagttgctagaggcaggtcgatttgttgctaaaagttgctaaatgacgttgtgacGTCATTACGTAATAACGTAAAACTGCATCGtta
This window harbors:
- the LOC111981773 gene encoding protein FAM114A2 isoform X2; this encodes MSDSKAPGDPAGSSEVAETEAPPLQTSTVTPPDSAPQTLPGESTTHNSTDVPPTRNARKTRKRPDPKPPVEVHKTQEEKPKVDGEPAKTSIESTVVQGGWGYWGSWGKSIMSTASATVATVGQGITQAIEKAETSLGIPSPTELSAQIGEEDKQEGEPSNETDKGEGDGALAMGSAIGMFSSLSSVVQSTGKTVLTGGLDALEFIGKKTMDVIAEGDPGYKKTKGLMNRTNTLSQVLREAKEREEQETAKEMSSDTENKAHYGMLFDEFQGLSHLEALEILSRESESKVKSVLTTLSGEELDQLKEDLELIKEPFSLVEFDEEEVNEKKDEDGSEFLRELTGALDGLHISTKADKLGKDVHSLAIRNLAELTARSIEQFHKVAEMILFCTSQEVTTLEQAKILSQITIVLCKEISLLSKKFTSCLTTIGSNKKGDVLNPLITGVFLEASNSASYIQDAFQLLMPVLEVSHIQRSADSTQQ
- the LOC111981773 gene encoding protein FAM114A2 isoform X1, translated to MSDSKAPGDPAGSSEVAETEAPPLQTSTVTPPDSAPQTLPGESTTHNSTDVPPTRNARKTRKRPDPKPPVEVHKTQEEKPKVDGEPAKTSIESTVVQGGWGYWGSWGKSIMSTASATVATVGQGITQAIEKAETSLGIPSPTELSAQIGEEDKQEGEPSNETDKGEGDGALAMGSAIGMFSSLSSVVQSTGKTVLTGGLDALEFIGKKTMDVIAEGDPGYKKTKGLMNRTNTLSQVLREAKEREEQETAKEMSSDTENKAHYGMLFDEFQGLSHLEALEILSRESESKVKSVLTTLSGEELDQLKEDLELIKEPFSLVEFDEEEVNEKKDEDGSEFLRELTGALDGLHISTKADKLGKVSKNACDQIAQMTKLIKEEGNEEEVAKTYTVEDVHSLAIRNLAELTARSIEQFHKVAEMILFCTSQEVTTLEQAKILSQITIVLCKEISLLSKKFTSCLTTIGSNKKGDVLNPLITGVFLEASNSASYIQDAFQLLMPVLEVSHIQRSADSTQQ